Proteins from a genomic interval of Mesobacillus sp. S13:
- the trmL gene encoding tRNA (uridine(34)/cytosine(34)/5-carboxymethylaminomethyluridine(34)-2'-O)-methyltransferase TrmL, with translation MALHVVLYQPLIPANTGNIARTCAGTDTELHLIRPLGFSTDDKMLKRAGLDYWEHVKIHYYDSLEDFYQQNEGGEFFYVTKFGKKAHSDFDYSATEKDFFFIFGRETTGLPKEVIESNMETCLRLPMNENIRSLNLSNTAAILIYEALRQQDYRDLRKY, from the coding sequence ATGGCATTGCATGTTGTATTATACCAGCCGCTCATTCCAGCAAACACTGGCAATATTGCGCGCACATGTGCTGGTACAGATACCGAGCTTCACTTAATCAGGCCGTTGGGGTTCTCGACGGATGACAAGATGTTGAAGAGGGCGGGTTTGGATTATTGGGAGCATGTGAAGATCCACTATTATGATTCGCTTGAGGATTTTTATCAACAGAACGAGGGCGGAGAATTCTTCTATGTGACCAAATTTGGAAAAAAGGCGCATTCCGATTTTGATTATAGTGCAACCGAAAAGGATTTCTTCTTTATTTTTGGCCGGGAGACAACAGGTTTGCCAAAAGAAGTGATTGAGAGCAATATGGAGACATGCTTGAGGCTGCCTATGAATGAAAATATCCGTTCATTAAATCTGTCTAATACGGCTGCGATTTTGATTTATGAAGCGCTTAGACAGCAGGACTATCGCGATTTGCGCAAATACTAG
- a CDS encoding nucleotidyltransferase-like protein, producing MEDILRSIYQERASHPNTVGVVVVEKRQKAIAATDTFDVILLIIVKENNDPVFVKHYSYEDKKAAMHIVTEKQINDWLLIGNNKKIFDWLYNGKIVFDRNERIANLKHELREFPFFGRKIKMGIEFAKLIRRYSDGKVLFDNFNYLDAYNHVVHSLHHLARLAVIENGFHPEITVWHQVKQIEPEIYKLYEELICSEESIEKRLELLFLASEFLIHKRTKVGSQHLLESMESKEHWSFNELMTHPELAPYSVDLGILVEYLIEKKVLDVVKVETKGQGIFHRYYRVTEKLS from the coding sequence ATGGAGGATATCCTTCGTTCGATTTATCAAGAACGTGCAAGCCATCCTAATACAGTAGGAGTAGTGGTGGTCGAGAAGAGGCAAAAAGCCATCGCCGCAACCGATACTTTTGATGTCATCTTGCTTATTATAGTAAAAGAAAATAATGATCCTGTCTTTGTAAAGCATTATTCTTATGAAGATAAAAAAGCAGCAATGCATATTGTAACGGAGAAGCAAATCAATGATTGGCTTCTGATCGGCAATAACAAAAAAATATTTGACTGGCTCTACAATGGCAAGATTGTTTTTGACAGGAATGAACGGATTGCCAACCTAAAGCACGAGCTCAGGGAGTTTCCTTTCTTCGGCCGGAAAATTAAAATGGGAATTGAATTTGCTAAATTGATCAGACGATATTCTGATGGGAAAGTACTCTTTGACAACTTTAATTATCTGGATGCTTATAATCATGTTGTCCATTCACTTCATCATTTGGCAAGATTAGCGGTCATTGAAAACGGGTTCCATCCGGAAATCACAGTATGGCACCAGGTTAAACAGATTGAACCGGAGATCTATAAGTTATATGAAGAACTGATTTGCAGTGAAGAGTCCATAGAAAAGCGGTTGGAGCTATTATTCCTGGCCAGTGAATTCTTGATCCATAAAAGGACGAAGGTAGGAAGCCAGCATCTGCTTGAATCGATGGAGAGTAAAGAGCACTGGTCATTCAATGAATTGATGACACATCCAGAGTTGGCCCCATACTCTGTAGATCTTGGTATTCTTGTGGAGTATTTGATTGAAAAGAAAGTTCTTGATGTAGTCAAGGTCGAAACAAAAGGACAAGGGATATTCCATAGATATTATAGAGTCACAGAAAAATTATCTTAA
- the perR gene encoding peroxide-responsive transcriptional repressor PerR: MAVVQSQLKEALDTLKDTGVRITPQRHAILEFLINSMSHPTADEIYKALEGKFPNMSVATVYNNLRVFREVGLVKELTYGDASSRFDFVTSHHYHVICDQCGKIVDFHYPGLDEVEHLASHVTGFKVGNHRMEIYGTCPDCSAKEVH, from the coding sequence ATGGCGGTGGTACAGAGTCAGTTAAAAGAAGCCCTGGATACTTTGAAAGATACAGGAGTCCGTATTACTCCGCAACGTCATGCGATACTCGAATTTTTAATAAACTCCATGTCGCACCCAACAGCTGATGAAATATATAAAGCGCTTGAAGGGAAGTTCCCAAATATGAGCGTAGCGACAGTTTATAACAATTTGAGAGTATTCCGTGAAGTTGGATTGGTCAAGGAACTGACCTATGGAGATGCTTCAAGTCGTTTTGATTTTGTGACTTCCCACCATTATCACGTTATTTGTGACCAATGCGGGAAGATCGTTGACTTCCATTACCCAGGCCTTGATGAGGTGGAACACCTGGCTTCCCATGTAACGGGTTTTAAGGTCGGCAACCATAGAATGGAGATCTACGGTACTTGTCCGGATTGTTCTGCAAAGGAAGTTCATTAA
- a CDS encoding PrkA family serine protein kinase, whose product MDILKKIEMYRQDEEKLKWEGTFREYLEIVKEQPWVAQSAHSRVFNMIKDAGIENDKGKKRYSFFNSQLFGLEEALERLVEEYFHPAAKRLDVRKRILLLMGPVSGGKSTLVTMLKRGLEAYSHTDRGAIYAIKGCPMHEDPLHMIPHHLRKDFYDEYGIRIEGNLSPLNMMRLEQEYGGRIEDVIVERIFFSEDKRTGIGTFSPSDPKSQDIADLTGSIDFSTIAEYGSESDPRAYRFDGELNKANRGMMEFQEMLKCDEKFLWHLLSLTQEGNFKAGRFALISADELIVAHTNETEYRSFISNKKNEALHSRIIVMPIPYNLKVTEEEKIYDKMIRESDVNDVHIAPHTLRVAAMFTILTRLKDPKKGDIDLIKKMRLYDGESVEGYNRADVEELKKEHQDEGMSGIDPRYVINRISSTIIRKEVKTINALDVLRSLKEGLDQHPSITAETRERYLNYISLARKEYDDIAKKEVQKAFVYSYEESAKTLMDNYLDNVEAYCNKAKMRDQLTGEEINPDEKLMRSIEEQIGISENAKKAFREEILIRISAYARKGKRFDYNSHDRLREAIQKKLFADLKDVVKITTSTKTPDETQLKKINNVVARLIDEHGYNSTSANELLRYVGSLLNR is encoded by the coding sequence ATGGATATTTTAAAAAAGATTGAGATGTATCGCCAGGATGAAGAAAAGCTGAAATGGGAAGGGACGTTCAGGGAGTATCTTGAAATTGTGAAGGAACAGCCATGGGTTGCTCAATCGGCACATTCGCGTGTGTTTAATATGATCAAGGATGCAGGAATTGAAAACGATAAGGGCAAAAAGCGCTATTCCTTCTTCAATTCACAGTTATTCGGGCTTGAGGAAGCATTGGAAAGGCTCGTGGAGGAATATTTTCACCCAGCTGCGAAAAGGCTTGATGTCAGAAAGCGGATTCTATTGCTGATGGGGCCTGTGAGCGGCGGAAAATCAACTCTGGTGACAATGCTGAAACGAGGGCTTGAGGCATATTCGCATACAGACAGGGGAGCAATTTATGCGATCAAAGGCTGCCCAATGCATGAAGACCCGCTGCATATGATTCCACATCACTTGCGCAAGGATTTTTATGATGAATATGGTATCCGAATTGAAGGAAATTTATCGCCGCTTAATATGATGAGGCTTGAACAGGAATATGGCGGCAGGATTGAAGATGTCATTGTGGAAAGAATCTTCTTCTCTGAAGATAAGCGGACAGGGATTGGAACATTCAGTCCTTCAGATCCAAAATCCCAGGATATTGCTGATTTGACTGGAAGCATCGATTTCTCCACAATCGCTGAATATGGTTCTGAATCCGATCCGCGTGCCTATCGTTTTGATGGCGAATTGAATAAGGCCAACCGGGGGATGATGGAGTTCCAGGAGATGCTGAAGTGTGATGAAAAATTCCTCTGGCATTTGCTGAGCCTGACGCAGGAAGGCAATTTTAAAGCAGGTCGTTTCGCGCTGATCAGTGCTGATGAACTGATTGTTGCTCACACGAACGAAACAGAATACCGCTCATTCATCTCCAATAAGAAGAATGAAGCCCTGCATTCACGGATTATTGTCATGCCGATTCCGTATAACTTAAAAGTGACCGAAGAAGAGAAAATCTATGACAAGATGATCAGGGAAAGCGATGTAAATGATGTCCATATCGCCCCACATACTTTAAGGGTGGCTGCGATGTTCACGATTCTTACCCGTCTGAAGGACCCGAAAAAGGGCGACATCGACTTGATCAAGAAGATGAGGCTTTATGATGGAGAGAGTGTCGAAGGTTATAACAGAGCTGATGTTGAGGAACTGAAAAAAGAGCATCAGGATGAAGGAATGAGCGGGATTGACCCTCGTTATGTCATTAACCGGATTTCTTCTACAATCATCAGGAAGGAAGTCAAAACGATTAATGCCTTAGACGTCCTGAGATCACTGAAGGAAGGTCTTGACCAGCATCCATCAATCACCGCCGAGACTAGGGAGCGTTATCTGAATTACATTTCGCTTGCGCGGAAAGAGTATGATGATATCGCCAAGAAGGAAGTACAAAAGGCATTTGTGTACTCGTATGAAGAGTCAGCCAAAACGCTCATGGATAACTACCTTGATAATGTCGAGGCGTATTGCAATAAGGCGAAGATGCGTGATCAGCTGACCGGCGAGGAAATCAATCCGGATGAGAAGCTGATGCGCTCTATAGAGGAACAGATTGGCATTTCCGAGAATGCGAAGAAAGCATTCCGTGAAGAGATTTTAATCAGAATTTCTGCCTATGCGCGCAAAGGGAAGAGATTTGATTACAATTCGCATGACCGCCTGCGTGAAGCAATCCAGAAGAAGCTGTTTGCTGATTTGAAGGATGTCGTTAAAATCACGACTTCAACCAAGACTCCAGATGAGACACAGCTTAAGAAAATCAATAATGTTGTTGCTCGACTCATCGATGAACATGGGTATAACTCTACCTCAGCGAATGAATTGCTGCGATATGTCGGAAGTCTGTTAAATAGATAG
- the nfsA gene encoding oxygen-insensitive NADPH nitroreductase, translating into MNQVVETILNHRSVRNFKKQALDHEQIEAIVKSAQAASTSSFIQAYSIIGVTDQNKKDKLAEIAGNQAYVAANGHFFVFCADLYRHKVIAEMEGTNLDDSIESTEKFMVALIDAALAAQNAAVAAESMGLGICYIGGIRNDLEAVKEVLKTPDHVIPLFGMAVGYPEQETDVKPRLPLEHVYMENEYQQDRTLFEKQLKDYDAVTSQYYLERTGGKREDTWTGQMAKMLGRKSRMYMKEFVEKQNLNKK; encoded by the coding sequence ATGAACCAGGTAGTTGAAACAATTCTTAATCATCGTTCAGTTAGAAATTTTAAAAAACAGGCACTGGATCATGAGCAGATCGAAGCTATTGTGAAGAGCGCTCAGGCTGCATCCACTTCAAGCTTCATCCAGGCCTATTCGATCATTGGAGTTACGGATCAAAATAAGAAGGACAAGCTGGCTGAAATTGCTGGGAACCAGGCTTATGTTGCGGCCAATGGGCATTTCTTTGTTTTCTGTGCAGATCTCTATCGACATAAGGTCATAGCGGAGATGGAAGGTACAAATCTGGATGACTCGATAGAGAGCACAGAGAAATTCATGGTTGCCCTGATCGATGCAGCTCTGGCGGCCCAGAATGCGGCTGTGGCTGCCGAATCTATGGGGCTAGGTATTTGCTATATCGGCGGGATACGCAATGATCTGGAGGCTGTTAAGGAAGTATTGAAGACGCCTGACCATGTGATACCTCTTTTTGGCATGGCAGTAGGCTATCCGGAGCAGGAAACGGACGTGAAGCCGCGCCTGCCGCTTGAGCATGTGTATATGGAAAATGAGTATCAGCAAGACCGGACATTATTTGAAAAGCAGCTAAAAGATTATGATGCAGTTACTTCGCAATACTACCTTGAAAGAACAGGCGGAAAACGTGAGGATACCTGGACCGGACAGATGGCAAAAATGCTTGGTCGGAAATCGAGGATGTACATGAAGGAGTTTGTTGAGAAACAGAATCTGAATAAAAAATAA
- a CDS encoding B3/4 domain-containing protein has product MEIQVSKAICDLIPGFSVGIIQYKDIQVGESPQMLKGRLQLFQESIYFDLLEKNITDLEGIKEWRAIFKTTGKDPNRYRHSAEALYRRIAKQNYLQSIHSAIDLNNFFSLEYQIPIGVYDSDKLVGDVTITIGEENEEYTGLNGRTNNLASLLISADEKGPFGSPFVDSERTAVTENTTNALQIVYLKPSSSPESRQKMTESLMNMFIQIHGGSGSYKILGC; this is encoded by the coding sequence ATGGAAATTCAAGTTTCCAAGGCGATATGTGATCTGATTCCCGGATTTTCAGTCGGGATTATCCAGTACAAAGACATCCAGGTTGGCGAGTCCCCGCAAATGTTAAAAGGCAGGCTCCAGCTTTTCCAGGAATCTATTTATTTCGACCTTCTGGAAAAAAACATAACCGATCTCGAGGGTATCAAAGAATGGCGTGCAATATTCAAAACAACTGGTAAGGACCCAAACCGCTATAGACATTCAGCGGAAGCCCTCTACCGACGGATTGCCAAGCAGAATTATCTCCAATCTATACATAGTGCAATAGATTTAAATAATTTCTTCTCACTTGAATATCAAATTCCAATTGGCGTTTATGACAGCGATAAGCTCGTTGGGGATGTAACGATTACAATAGGTGAAGAAAATGAAGAGTACACAGGTCTAAATGGGCGTACCAATAATCTGGCCAGCTTGCTGATTTCTGCCGATGAAAAAGGACCCTTTGGCAGCCCATTTGTCGATTCAGAACGGACGGCCGTAACAGAAAATACTACAAATGCTCTGCAGATTGTCTATTTAAAACCTTCATCTTCACCGGAAAGTAGGCAAAAAATGACTGAGTCACTCATGAACATGTTTATTCAAATCCATGGTGGATCAGGCTCATATAAAATCTTGGGATGCTAA
- a CDS encoding IS4 family transposase, protein MNSKSSIPNQTLPDSTVVQKCLALLNLENYRDPFMDHKAHKLFSGHVITMTVEGMLMRRESLWDLSENLKSKKVFKELLELKSIHGSSINRKLMKLPTGLLQETAFRIFKQIDQHHKRLPGFEKIGKLAAVDSSQFSLPSKAGEWAYSTKKNNGVKLHLCLIVADENTYYPGKSIFSTTGVDDKEVALELVVDQAVTYIYDRGYISYVLYSDLIQKNLKFVARVKMNSKLTIVNKHDIHGEPNIVLDAEVQVKKPKTEEIISLRLVEFLDDEGNKYRVVTNRRDITASEVAEIYRQRWKVELFFKWIKQHLKLVKFYSHKKEAVWNQLWLAMIAYGLCELVRIQTCSKKSTWEILKYLRQYWYDSWDYFIEALFREPSRRSKGRRKKGKPGRPRKYPKKLKTVQIVQR, encoded by the coding sequence ATGAACTCAAAGAGTTCTATACCCAATCAAACTTTACCCGACTCAACTGTAGTTCAAAAGTGTTTGGCACTGTTAAATCTTGAGAATTATCGTGACCCCTTTATGGACCATAAAGCACACAAACTTTTTTCTGGCCATGTCATTACCATGACGGTAGAAGGAATGCTTATGAGACGTGAATCCCTATGGGATTTGAGTGAGAACCTTAAATCCAAGAAGGTGTTCAAGGAACTGCTGGAGCTTAAGAGTATACATGGATCTTCTATTAACAGAAAGCTTATGAAGCTGCCAACCGGTCTCCTGCAGGAGACTGCATTCCGAATCTTTAAGCAGATTGACCAACATCATAAACGCCTGCCTGGCTTTGAGAAGATAGGAAAGTTGGCCGCTGTAGACTCTTCTCAATTCTCGCTCCCTTCCAAGGCGGGTGAATGGGCTTATTCCACCAAGAAAAACAATGGAGTAAAGCTTCATCTCTGTTTGATTGTCGCGGATGAAAATACCTATTATCCTGGCAAATCGATTTTTTCTACTACCGGAGTAGATGACAAGGAAGTCGCGCTTGAACTGGTGGTCGACCAAGCTGTCACCTACATCTATGATCGAGGATACATCAGTTATGTTCTCTATTCAGATTTAATCCAAAAGAATCTAAAGTTTGTCGCCAGGGTAAAAATGAATTCAAAGCTGACAATCGTGAATAAGCATGACATTCATGGTGAACCTAACATTGTTTTAGACGCTGAGGTTCAGGTTAAGAAGCCCAAGACGGAAGAGATCATCTCATTGCGTCTTGTAGAATTCCTTGATGACGAAGGCAATAAATACAGGGTAGTCACGAACCGACGGGACATTACTGCAAGTGAAGTCGCAGAGATTTATCGCCAACGATGGAAAGTCGAGCTCTTTTTCAAATGGATCAAACAGCACCTTAAGTTGGTGAAGTTCTACAGCCATAAAAAGGAGGCTGTATGGAATCAGTTATGGCTCGCCATGATCGCTTATGGGCTTTGTGAATTGGTCAGGATTCAGACTTGTTCTAAAAAATCCACTTGGGAAATACTCAAGTACCTTCGTCAATACTGGTATGACTCATGGGATTATTTTATAGAAGCCTTATTCAGGGAGCCGAGCAGAAGATCCAAAGGAAGGCGAAAGAAAGGAAAACCCGGCCGGCCAAGAAAATATCCCAAGAAGTTGAAGACCGTCCAAATTGTCCAAAGATAA
- a CDS encoding amidase domain-containing protein, with translation MREQLQELLEQRVLQCVSMPRNQLHECPAIEIKKQSFAKRSAEIVKAKANGRVEEKVEEKENATVLYEVHFQYLIKHRGLFYMEEEVEKRQAEFYKGVLVKDEKLTEIQGSQDDREGILPAFSQREDEQERKGFRYDRLKAVQYAERWWNDFNPAYKKFEVDCTNYISQCLHQGGAPMRGYPNRSNGWWMQNDNWSFSWSVANAMRWHIPGSKFGLRGREVDHAQKLKLGDVICYDFEGDGRFDHTTIVTGHDADGMPLVNAHTYNSRMRYWAYEDSTAYTPNIKYKFFTITDDSDG, from the coding sequence ATGCGTGAACAACTGCAGGAACTTCTGGAACAGCGTGTCCTTCAATGTGTTTCCATGCCGCGAAATCAACTGCATGAGTGTCCAGCTATAGAGATCAAAAAGCAAAGCTTTGCCAAAAGGTCTGCTGAAATTGTAAAAGCAAAGGCAAATGGCAGGGTTGAAGAGAAGGTTGAAGAGAAGGAAAACGCCACAGTGTTATATGAGGTGCACTTTCAATATTTAATAAAGCACCGCGGTTTATTTTATATGGAGGAAGAGGTAGAGAAGAGACAGGCTGAATTTTACAAGGGTGTGCTTGTGAAGGATGAAAAGCTGACAGAGATTCAGGGCTCTCAGGACGACAGAGAAGGGATATTGCCTGCTTTTTCACAGCGGGAGGATGAGCAGGAGAGGAAGGGTTTCAGGTATGACAGGCTGAAGGCTGTTCAATATGCTGAAAGATGGTGGAATGATTTTAATCCTGCCTATAAGAAATTCGAGGTTGATTGTACCAATTATATTTCTCAATGTCTGCATCAGGGCGGTGCGCCAATGCGAGGGTATCCTAACCGCAGCAATGGCTGGTGGATGCAGAATGATAATTGGAGTTTCAGCTGGTCTGTTGCCAATGCGATGCGCTGGCATATTCCGGGGTCCAAGTTTGGATTAAGGGGGAGAGAGGTGGATCATGCCCAAAAGCTGAAGCTTGGGGATGTCATCTGCTATGACTTTGAGGGGGATGGCCGTTTTGACCATACCACCATTGTTACGGGTCATGATGCTGATGGCATGCCGCTGGTCAATGCCCATACGTATAACAGCAGAATGAGATATTGGGCGTATGAGGATTCAACTGCGTACACCCCGAATATAAAATATAAGTTTTTTACGATTACGGATGATTCTGACGGATGA
- a CDS encoding cob(I)yrinic acid a,c-diamide adenosyltransferase has protein sequence MKIYTKTGDKGTTSLIYGARVAKNDKRVEAYGTCDETNSMIGLALSYLNGEYFSGKEDMQEIFHKIQTALFHVGAELATPSGKDVKWTLEEKNIKELEEKIDAWDAALPQLTNFILPGGHQAGATLHVARTVARRAERLAVELGEEVNPLVLSYLNRLSDFLFVAARYVNMHLGSKEQTLHQD, from the coding sequence ATGAAGATTTATACGAAGACGGGTGATAAAGGAACGACGTCGCTCATTTATGGAGCGAGAGTAGCCAAGAATGACAAGCGAGTAGAGGCGTATGGCACATGTGATGAGACGAATTCAATGATCGGTCTTGCTCTAAGTTATTTAAATGGAGAGTATTTCAGCGGCAAAGAAGATATGCAGGAGATATTCCATAAAATCCAGACAGCATTATTCCATGTCGGTGCAGAACTTGCTACCCCATCTGGAAAAGACGTGAAGTGGACTCTTGAGGAAAAGAATATCAAAGAATTAGAGGAAAAGATCGATGCCTGGGATGCGGCTCTTCCGCAATTGACCAACTTCATCCTCCCGGGTGGACATCAGGCAGGAGCTACTCTGCATGTAGCAAGGACAGTCGCGAGAAGGGCTGAACGCCTGGCTGTTGAATTGGGCGAGGAAGTCAACCCGCTTGTCCTTTCATATTTGAATCGACTGTCTGACTTCCTGTTTGTCGCAGCAAGGTATGTGAATATGCATCTAGGTTCAAAGGAGCAGACATTGCATCAAGATTAA
- a CDS encoding D-2-hydroxyacid dehydrogenase has translation MKKEFQQIKFEFHKGIKEELFLNAEIFLTYGEDLTEKLIYKADKLKWIMVMSAGLDRMPFEACKKRGILVTNVRGIHKIPMAEFTIGMMLQHVKQMRSLWANEQTKAWERKLPMGELYGKTLLILGIGAIGGEVARLAKAFNMKTIGVNRSGRDSDWADEILTMQNYQAALPQADFIVSVLPSTNETKHLLDGSDFDLMKDTAVFINIGRGDLVRDEVLLEALQEKKIAHAYFDVFYVEPLDESHPFWLMENVTVTPHISSLTKNYLPRSFEIFKHNLHTYIKKGSDYLNVIDMDRGY, from the coding sequence GGAGAGGATTTAACTGAAAAACTTATATACAAGGCTGATAAGTTGAAGTGGATCATGGTCATGTCGGCAGGACTGGATAGAATGCCGTTCGAAGCCTGCAAGAAACGGGGGATTCTCGTTACCAACGTCAGGGGAATCCATAAAATACCGATGGCTGAATTTACAATCGGCATGATGCTGCAGCATGTTAAGCAAATGAGGTCTCTTTGGGCTAATGAGCAGACTAAGGCATGGGAGCGTAAATTGCCGATGGGAGAATTATACGGCAAGACATTGCTCATTCTAGGTATAGGAGCAATTGGAGGAGAAGTGGCTAGACTGGCAAAGGCCTTTAATATGAAAACAATTGGTGTGAATCGCAGTGGCCGTGATTCTGATTGGGCTGACGAAATTCTTACGATGCAGAACTATCAAGCTGCCCTGCCACAGGCGGATTTCATTGTTTCGGTATTGCCTAGCACAAATGAAACAAAGCATCTCCTCGACGGCAGTGATTTTGACTTAATGAAGGATACTGCAGTATTTATCAATATCGGCCGTGGAGATTTGGTAAGAGATGAGGTTTTGCTGGAAGCACTTCAGGAAAAAAAGATAGCACATGCCTATTTTGATGTATTTTATGTGGAACCTTTGGATGAAAGCCACCCATTCTGGTTGATGGAAAATGTGACAGTAACGCCGCATATATCAAGCCTTACGAAAAACTATCTGCCAAGATCTTTTGAAATTTTTAAACATAATCTGCATACATATATAAAAAAAGGTTCGGATTATCTTAATGTTATTGACATGGATAGGGGGTACTAG
- a CDS encoding YgzB family protein, giving the protein MAKYSNKINKIRTFALSLIFIGFIVMYGGIFFRSSPLVMTIFMILGLLFIIASTVVYFWIGMLSTKTVQVVCPNCGKQTKMLGRVDICMYCNEPLTLDPSLEGKEFNEEYNRKQKK; this is encoded by the coding sequence ATGGCAAAGTATTCGAATAAAATAAATAAAATCCGCACCTTTGCGCTGAGCTTAATCTTCATAGGCTTCATCGTTATGTATGGAGGTATTTTCTTTCGCAGTTCCCCATTGGTCATGACCATTTTCATGATCCTTGGATTGCTATTCATCATCGCTAGCACAGTTGTTTACTTTTGGATTGGTATGTTATCGACTAAAACAGTCCAGGTTGTCTGTCCTAACTGTGGCAAACAGACCAAAATGCTCGGTCGTGTGGATATTTGCATGTATTGCAATGAACCGTTAACACTTGATCCATCACTTGAGGGCAAGGAGTTTAACGAAGAATACAACCGAAAACAAAAAAAATAG
- the queG gene encoding tRNA epoxyqueuosine(34) reductase QueG has protein sequence MDTASLKKDIIAYSKSIGIDKIGFAAPSAFEEMKVRLYRQQEFQYQSGFEEKDIEKRTEPGLIFDRPKSIISIALAYPSKMKTKVVSKKGERRGIFCRASWGTDYHMVLRDRLKKLEDYIAMKVPEARFKSMVDTGELVDRAVAERAGIGWSGKNCSIITPEFGSYVYLGEMITSIPFEPDTPMEDRCGSCNKCVDVCPTGALVQGGQLDAQKCIAFLTQTKGLLADEFREKLGNRIYGCDTCQTVCPENKGKDFHFHEEMEPDPEIAKPLLKPLLSISNREFKEKFGHVSGSWRGKKPIQRNAIIALAHYKDDTAIPELIMVMKNDPRPVIRGTAAWALGKIGGPEALEALKVASDDEKDEEVLNEINKGMDFFKDNSESNITV, from the coding sequence ATGGATACAGCTAGCCTGAAGAAGGATATTATCGCTTACAGCAAAAGTATTGGTATTGATAAAATTGGTTTTGCAGCTCCATCTGCCTTCGAAGAGATGAAGGTCAGGTTATACAGGCAGCAGGAATTTCAATATCAATCCGGATTCGAGGAAAAGGATATTGAGAAGAGAACGGAGCCTGGCCTGATTTTTGACCGTCCTAAATCCATCATTTCAATTGCTCTCGCTTATCCTTCTAAGATGAAGACGAAGGTTGTCAGCAAGAAAGGGGAACGGCGCGGAATCTTCTGCCGTGCTTCATGGGGGACCGACTATCATATGGTCCTCAGGGACAGGCTGAAAAAACTGGAGGATTACATTGCTATGAAGGTTCCTGAAGCCAGGTTCAAGTCGATGGTCGATACGGGTGAACTTGTTGACAGGGCAGTAGCCGAGAGGGCAGGAATAGGCTGGAGCGGGAAGAACTGTTCCATCATCACACCGGAGTTCGGTTCATATGTTTACTTAGGTGAGATGATCACGAGTATTCCATTTGAACCCGATACGCCGATGGAGGACCGTTGTGGCAGCTGCAATAAATGTGTGGATGTCTGTCCTACTGGCGCACTTGTACAGGGCGGGCAGCTGGATGCTCAAAAATGCATCGCCTTTTTGACACAAACTAAGGGCTTGTTGGCAGACGAGTTCCGCGAAAAGCTTGGCAACCGCATATATGGCTGTGATACTTGCCAGACAGTTTGTCCTGAGAACAAAGGGAAGGATTTTCACTTCCATGAAGAAATGGAGCCAGACCCTGAAATTGCGAAGCCTCTTCTTAAACCTCTGCTAAGCATCAGCAATCGAGAGTTCAAAGAAAAGTTCGGACATGTATCCGGATCATGGCGGGGTAAAAAGCCTATCCAGCGTAACGCAATCATTGCTCTTGCGCACTATAAAGATGATACGGCCATACCTGAATTAATCATGGTGATGAAGAATGACCCTAGACCTGTAATTAGAGGGACGGCAGCTTGGGCGCTTGGCAAGATTGGCGGACCTGAGGCATTGGAGGCTCTGAAGGTTGCTTCTGATGACGAAAAGGATGAGGAAGTACTAAATGAGATCAATAAAGGTATGGATTTTTTCAAAGATAACTCCGAGTCGAATATTACTGTGTAG